A section of the Clostridium omnivorum genome encodes:
- a CDS encoding nicotinate phosphoribosyltransferase, with amino-acid sequence MEYNKNFNIRNGRNLTMLVDFYELTMANGYLDNNVGEKIAYFDMFFRRVPDGGGYCIMAGVQQLIEYLSSLTFTEDDIEYLRSKNSFSEKFLNYLENFKFTCDVWAIPEGNPVLPNEPLVIVRGPIIQAQFVETMILLTINHQTLIATKANRICRSAEGKPVMEFGSRRAQGYDGAIYGARAAMIGGCSSSACTIAEEMFGIPAAGTMAHSWVQLFPNEYEAFAAWAKTYPDNCTLLIDTYNVLKSGLPNAIKVFDEILKPLGHRPKGVRIDSGDITYLTKKCREMLDAAGYEDVNIVISNSLDEYIIRDVLSQGAKIDAFGVGERLITAKSEPVFGGVYKLVAIEDDNEIIPKIKISENEEKITNPGFKKIYRIFDKNSDKAIADLITLNDENINESKSLELFNPVYTWKRKRVKNFYAKELMVKIFDNGVPVYESPEVMEIRDYAKQEVEKLWPEVLRLENPHTYYVDLSTNLWNLKQNLLHQYTDIFEESDEK; translated from the coding sequence ATGGAATATAATAAAAATTTCAATATAAGAAATGGAAGAAATCTTACCATGTTGGTAGATTTTTATGAATTAACCATGGCAAATGGTTATTTAGATAACAATGTAGGTGAAAAAATCGCCTATTTTGATATGTTCTTTAGAAGAGTTCCTGATGGCGGTGGATACTGCATTATGGCGGGAGTTCAACAGCTTATAGAATATTTATCCTCATTAACCTTTACAGAAGATGATATAGAGTATTTAAGAAGTAAAAATTCATTTTCTGAAAAGTTCTTAAACTACCTAGAAAACTTTAAGTTTACTTGCGATGTTTGGGCAATTCCTGAAGGTAATCCCGTGTTGCCAAATGAACCTCTAGTAATAGTTCGTGGGCCTATTATTCAAGCACAATTTGTTGAAACCATGATACTTCTTACAATAAATCATCAAACTCTTATTGCAACTAAAGCTAATAGAATATGCCGTTCAGCCGAAGGAAAGCCTGTTATGGAATTTGGTTCAAGAAGGGCCCAGGGTTATGATGGTGCAATATATGGTGCAAGAGCTGCAATGATTGGAGGCTGTTCTTCTTCTGCTTGTACAATTGCGGAAGAGATGTTTGGTATACCAGCTGCAGGAACTATGGCACACAGTTGGGTTCAATTATTCCCAAATGAATATGAAGCCTTCGCAGCTTGGGCAAAAACCTACCCAGATAATTGTACATTACTAATAGATACTTATAATGTACTTAAATCTGGACTACCTAATGCGATAAAAGTTTTTGATGAAATTCTTAAACCCTTAGGTCACAGACCAAAGGGTGTGAGAATAGACAGCGGCGATATTACTTATCTTACTAAAAAATGTAGAGAAATGTTGGATGCTGCTGGCTATGAAGATGTTAATATTGTTATATCAAATTCACTAGATGAGTATATAATAAGAGATGTATTATCTCAAGGAGCTAAAATTGATGCCTTTGGTGTAGGTGAAAGGCTTATTACTGCTAAATCAGAGCCTGTTTTTGGTGGTGTTTATAAGCTTGTAGCAATCGAAGATGATAACGAAATTATTCCTAAAATTAAAATAAGTGAGAATGAAGAAAAAATCACTAATCCTGGCTTTAAAAAGATTTATAGAATATTTGATAAAAATTCAGATAAAGCAATAGCAGACCTAATTACACTTAATGATGAAAATATAAATGAATCAAAATCCCTTGAACTATTTAATCCAGTATATACCTGGAAGAGAAAAAGGGTTAAAAACTTTTATGCAAAGGAATTAATGGTTAAAATATTTGATAACGGAGTACCAGTGTATGAAAGTCCTGAAGTTATGGAAATAAGAGATTATGCAAAACAGGAAGTAGAAAAGCTGTGGCCAGAGGTTTTAAGACTTGAAAATCCTCATACTTATTATGTTGATTTATCAACAAACCTGTGGAACTTAAAGCAAAACTTACTTCACCAGTACACAGATATATTTGAAGAATCGGATGAAAAATGA
- a CDS encoding RluA family pseudouridine synthase — protein sequence MRIEIGANEAGQRLDKFTRKWMKDVPLSAIYKAIRKGDIKINGKKSKEKYFLQEGDVLETRDITSSVKKEKFQRINNNDKLKIIYEDDNMLLVEKWPGVLVHSDKNNGEPTLTDYVLSYLYDKGDYTPEKEITFTPAPCNRLDRNTSGMVIFGKNFESLKLLNEMIRERKIKKYYSALVKGRISDGVYEAYISKDEDSNTSKIYDSKKPNTKRIAMEVKTAQSCGTFSLIEIDLITGRSHQLRAHLSHLGNPIVGDPKYGESKINSFFFNKYGVNYQFLYAFKLIFKDCPDKFSYLENKTIAEALPPVLKKMKTDVFKF from the coding sequence ATGAGAATAGAAATTGGAGCTAATGAAGCTGGTCAGAGATTAGATAAATTTACGAGAAAATGGATGAAGGATGTACCACTAAGTGCTATTTATAAAGCAATACGAAAAGGGGATATAAAGATAAATGGAAAGAAGTCAAAGGAAAAGTATTTTCTTCAAGAAGGAGATGTGCTTGAAACCAGGGATATAACTTCTTCTGTTAAAAAAGAAAAATTCCAAAGGATAAATAATAATGATAAATTAAAAATAATCTATGAGGACGACAATATGCTCCTTGTAGAAAAATGGCCGGGGGTTTTAGTGCATTCCGATAAAAACAATGGTGAGCCAACACTTACGGACTATGTACTGTCTTACTTGTATGACAAAGGAGATTATACTCCTGAGAAAGAAATTACATTTACACCAGCACCATGCAATAGACTAGATAGAAACACTTCGGGCATGGTTATATTTGGCAAAAATTTTGAAAGCTTAAAGCTTCTTAACGAAATGATTAGAGAGAGAAAAATAAAAAAATATTATTCGGCTTTAGTTAAGGGAAGAATAAGCGATGGTGTTTATGAAGCTTATATATCAAAAGATGAAGACTCTAATACTTCTAAGATATATGACAGTAAAAAACCAAATACTAAAAGAATTGCTATGGAAGTAAAAACTGCTCAAAGCTGCGGAACTTTTTCATTAATAGAAATTGATCTTATTACTGGAAGAAGCCATCAGTTAAGAGCCCATCTATCACATTTAGGAAACCCTATTGTAGGAGACCCTAAATATGGAGAATCAAAAATAAATAGTTTTTTCTTTAATAAATATGGAGTAAACTACCAATTTTTATATGCATTTAAATTAATCTTCAAGGATTGCCCTGATAAGTTTAGTTACTTGGAGAATAAAACTATTGCAGAAGCACTTCCTCCAGTACTAAAAAAGATGAAAACAGATGTATTTAAATTTTAA
- a CDS encoding cell division protein FtsA: MELTNINLQDVIFALDIGTRSVIGTLGIVKDKKFVVISESYVEHQERSMIDGQIHDISLVASAVMQVKKELEADTGIKLKNVSIAAAGRFLRTTVAKVEIDLDKNREIDKEVIRSIELTAVKKAEEQINKQTEGKLYCVGYSVKNYYLNEYVISNLQSHKGESAGVEIIATFLPRSVVDSLYAVIDKVNLSVINLTLEPIAAMEAAIPQSLRLLNLALVDIGAGTSDIAISSKDSISAYGMVPIAGDEVTEAIAQGYLVDFNTAEKIKRECSLKETVVYTDVLGFENEISSEEIIKVILPIVEKISAEVSSRIIELNGGKAPNAVFLVGGGAHTPKLKEFIGEKLNLPAQRLAIKGRDAVQDCVCLDNELGSTGVTVLGIALTSIKKLGHDFIDVNLNGSVISLFNSHKHTVMDVMVQGGINPKILLGKNGKNIKFVLNDIKRIAFGSLATNAIVTINGVEASIDSEIKEGDNIDLVYAKDGADANPKIYEYVRKIDSISFYIDDIIRNMEPVALINGNRVALKEEISEGDSVEIKYIETLGDYLKYFDDNQENYRFFLKDSEINNDYIIKEGDRIYRTVKEKQIDEAVIEDDSNGIKYEEMESEVKAIVENKEKDTLVIKNEEDSNEMAISVNGKNVILKGKKEYIFVDIFDYINFDLTVAKGTLVLKLNENKAAYYDRLNKGDQIEVYWE, translated from the coding sequence GTGGAACTAACAAATATTAATCTTCAAGATGTAATATTTGCTTTAGATATTGGAACTAGAAGTGTAATAGGAACCTTAGGAATAGTTAAAGATAAAAAGTTTGTAGTTATTTCTGAAAGCTACGTTGAGCATCAGGAAAGATCAATGATAGATGGTCAGATACACGATATCTCTTTGGTGGCTTCTGCTGTTATGCAAGTAAAAAAAGAACTTGAAGCAGATACAGGAATTAAGTTGAAAAATGTGTCAATTGCAGCAGCTGGAAGGTTCTTAAGGACTACAGTGGCTAAGGTTGAAATAGACTTAGATAAGAATAGAGAAATCGACAAAGAAGTGATAAGAAGTATTGAGTTAACTGCTGTTAAGAAAGCTGAAGAACAAATTAACAAACAGACAGAGGGAAAACTTTACTGTGTAGGATACAGCGTAAAAAATTACTATCTTAATGAATATGTTATATCAAATCTACAATCTCATAAAGGTGAAAGCGCAGGGGTGGAAATAATTGCAACCTTTCTACCAAGATCCGTTGTGGATAGTCTTTATGCAGTAATAGATAAGGTAAATCTTTCAGTAATTAATCTAACTCTAGAGCCAATAGCAGCTATGGAGGCAGCCATACCACAAAGTCTTAGACTGCTTAATTTAGCCTTAGTGGATATTGGAGCTGGAACTTCTGATATAGCTATAAGCAGTAAGGATAGTATAAGCGCATATGGAATGGTGCCAATAGCTGGAGATGAAGTAACAGAAGCTATTGCTCAAGGCTATTTGGTGGATTTTAATACTGCTGAAAAAATAAAAAGAGAATGTTCATTAAAGGAAACTGTTGTGTATACTGATGTATTAGGGTTTGAAAATGAGATTTCCTCTGAAGAAATAATTAAAGTAATATTACCTATAGTTGAAAAAATTTCAGCAGAGGTAAGTTCACGTATAATAGAGCTCAATGGAGGTAAGGCTCCTAATGCTGTTTTTTTGGTTGGAGGTGGAGCACATACACCTAAGCTAAAAGAATTTATAGGTGAAAAGCTTAATTTACCTGCACAAAGGCTTGCTATAAAAGGCAGGGATGCAGTTCAGGATTGTGTCTGTCTTGATAATGAGCTTGGAAGCACTGGTGTAACAGTACTTGGTATTGCTCTTACTAGTATTAAAAAATTAGGACACGATTTCATTGATGTAAATTTAAATGGCAGCGTTATAAGCCTATTTAATTCACATAAGCATACTGTAATGGATGTTATGGTTCAAGGTGGAATAAATCCAAAAATTCTTCTAGGGAAGAACGGCAAAAATATCAAGTTTGTATTAAATGATATTAAAAGAATAGCATTTGGTTCTTTAGCAACAAATGCTATAGTTACAATAAATGGGGTGGAGGCCAGCATAGATTCTGAAATAAAAGAAGGAGATAATATTGACCTAGTTTATGCAAAAGATGGTGCTGATGCAAATCCTAAAATATATGAATATGTAAGAAAAATAGATTCTATAAGCTTTTATATAGATGACATAATAAGAAATATGGAACCAGTTGCTTTAATAAATGGAAATAGAGTGGCTCTTAAAGAAGAAATTTCAGAGGGAGATTCTGTGGAAATTAAATATATTGAAACCCTAGGAGATTATTTGAAATATTTTGATGATAACCAGGAAAACTATAGATTCTTTTTGAAGGATAGTGAAATTAATAATGATTATATTATAAAAGAAGGAGACAGAATATATAGGACAGTTAAAGAAAAGCAGATAGATGAAGCAGTAATAGAAGATGATAGTAATGGTATTAAATATGAAGAGATGGAAAGTGAAGTAAAGGCAATAGTAGAAAATAAAGAAAAAGACACACTGGTGATAAAAAATGAAGAAGACAGCAATGAAATGGCTATTAGTGTAAATGGTAAAAATGTAATTTTGAAAGGTAAAAAAGAATATATTTTTGTAGACATATTTGACTATATAAACTTTGATTTGACGGTAGCTAAGGGAACCTTAGTGCTAAAGCTTAATGAAAATAAAGCAGCATATTATGATAGGCTTAATAAAGGTGACCAAATAGAAGTTTATTGGGAATAG
- a CDS encoding putative polysaccharide biosynthesis protein has translation MKDQSTTKGFAILSIASMAVKLLSLVYMPLLLVIIGEEGYAPYYAAYTVFVFIYVLTNTGMSSAISKLVSELIALKNYKDAVKTFKISRIIMLLVGTIMAVFMIILAKPLANGIHFPKAYLAIKALAPAVLFTSIASAYRGYFQGRGNMGPTAVSQVIEQIANVAFSLLFAFLWLKHGIEAACAGGTVGTTLGALIAAIYLMRKYEKNKKFRVSKDYNETDIIRYSNNDLLKKILFYALPLTISSGLQYAGNVVDAANTKGRLLASGLDDKKADTKYSYLGKFQTLIGVPIAIISALCTAILPLISSSAALNDKKEVKKGIDYAFKLTFLISIPSAVGLAVLSTPVFNMIYPKYSNGAILMQVGSVVLVLMALVQIQSTILQSIGKLYLSTFYIVLGILGKIITNYILVAKPSINILGTIFGSIVGFLIPLLLNHRLIEKSLRIRFNLFKSAIRPAVASALMGVVAYLCQINLYHLLSLLHKGYIANAISTILAIFIGGIVYIYALALIGGITKRDINSMPRKVTKLIPRFILTRIR, from the coding sequence ATGAAAGACCAGTCAACCACTAAAGGCTTTGCTATTCTGTCCATAGCAAGTATGGCAGTAAAGCTTTTATCATTAGTTTATATGCCTTTGCTGCTTGTCATAATTGGTGAGGAAGGGTATGCACCTTATTATGCTGCTTATACTGTCTTTGTTTTTATATATGTATTAACTAATACTGGGATGTCTTCAGCTATCTCTAAGCTTGTTTCTGAGCTTATTGCACTAAAAAATTATAAGGATGCTGTTAAGACCTTTAAAATATCAAGGATTATTATGTTGCTTGTAGGTACTATAATGGCTGTTTTTATGATTATACTGGCAAAGCCTTTAGCTAATGGAATTCACTTTCCAAAGGCGTATCTTGCTATTAAGGCACTAGCTCCAGCAGTTTTATTTACTTCAATTGCATCTGCTTATAGGGGATATTTCCAAGGAAGAGGGAATATGGGACCTACCGCTGTATCACAGGTTATTGAGCAGATAGCCAATGTTGCTTTCTCACTTCTATTTGCATTTCTTTGGTTGAAACATGGAATAGAAGCAGCCTGTGCTGGTGGAACTGTAGGAACAACTCTTGGAGCACTTATAGCAGCAATATACCTTATGAGGAAGTATGAAAAAAATAAAAAGTTTAGAGTTTCTAAAGATTATAATGAAACTGATATTATTAGATATTCTAATAATGATTTGCTAAAGAAAATACTATTTTATGCTCTGCCACTAACAATAAGTAGTGGGTTACAATATGCTGGTAACGTGGTGGACGCTGCAAATACAAAGGGGAGACTTTTAGCCTCAGGTTTAGATGATAAAAAGGCAGATACAAAATATAGCTATCTTGGAAAATTTCAAACATTAATAGGGGTTCCTATTGCTATTATATCAGCACTATGTACTGCTATACTTCCATTAATATCTAGTTCAGCGGCCTTGAATGATAAAAAGGAAGTTAAAAAGGGTATAGATTATGCATTTAAATTAACTTTTTTAATTTCAATTCCTTCTGCTGTTGGACTTGCAGTACTTAGTACACCAGTATTTAATATGATTTATCCAAAGTATTCTAATGGTGCGATACTAATGCAGGTAGGGTCAGTAGTGCTTGTACTCATGGCATTGGTTCAAATACAGTCAACTATACTTCAAAGTATAGGAAAGCTGTATCTTTCAACCTTCTATATAGTATTAGGTATTTTGGGGAAAATCATAACTAATTATATATTAGTTGCAAAACCTAGTATAAATATTTTAGGAACAATATTTGGAAGTATTGTAGGGTTTTTAATCCCTCTTTTATTGAACCACAGACTTATTGAAAAGTCCTTAAGAATAAGATTTAATTTATTTAAAAGCGCAATAAGACCTGCAGTAGCGTCTGCTTTAATGGGCGTAGTTGCATATTTGTGTCAGATTAATTTATATCACTTGTTATCACTTTTACATAAGGGATATATAGCTAATGCTATAAGTACTATTCTTGCTATATTTATAGGTGGAATAGTGTATATATATGCTTTAGCTTTAATTGGTGGAATAACAAAAAGAGATATTAATTCTATGCCTAGAAAGGTTACTAAATTAATTCCAAGATTTATATTAACAAGAATAAGATAA
- a CDS encoding M20 metallopeptidase family protein, which yields MINFLEKALEIQSELVAWRRDFHENPELGFEEYRTSEKIKEFLKSEGIEYKELANTGICAIIKGNGTKTIALRGDIDALPLEDKKAADYSSKIHGKMHACGHDAHTTILMGAAKILNSIKDKLNGNVKLIFEPAEETVGGARFMIKEGALNNPSVDAVIGLHVNEEIKAGHIGVKRGVVNAASNPFTIIIKGKGAHGAHPDTGIDPVVIASNVIMALQTIVSREIPPTDPAVITVGTIHGGTAQNIIPEEVTISGVIRTLRTEHRAYVKQRLVEVVNGITSSMRGSCEIKIEESYPCLYNDDYMITLVESSAKEIIGPEAIETLDKPSMGVESFAYFSMEVPSAFYFLGVRNEEKGIIHPAHGCLFDIDEEALPIGVAIQCKAAFDFLS from the coding sequence ATGATAAATTTTTTGGAAAAAGCTCTAGAGATACAATCTGAGTTAGTTGCATGGAGAAGAGACTTTCATGAGAATCCAGAACTTGGTTTTGAGGAATATAGAACTTCAGAAAAAATAAAAGAATTTTTGAAGAGTGAGGGGATAGAATATAAGGAGCTTGCAAACACGGGAATTTGCGCAATTATAAAAGGAAATGGCACTAAAACTATTGCTTTAAGAGGAGATATAGATGCACTTCCACTTGAAGACAAAAAGGCTGCAGATTATTCTTCAAAAATACATGGAAAAATGCATGCTTGTGGACATGATGCTCACACTACTATATTAATGGGCGCGGCAAAAATACTTAATAGTATAAAAGATAAGCTTAATGGTAATGTGAAACTAATCTTTGAACCTGCTGAAGAAACAGTTGGTGGAGCAAGGTTTATGATTAAAGAAGGAGCACTAAATAATCCTTCTGTGGATGCTGTAATAGGACTTCATGTAAATGAGGAGATTAAAGCTGGTCATATTGGGGTTAAGAGGGGTGTAGTGAATGCTGCTTCTAATCCTTTTACAATTATTATAAAAGGAAAGGGTGCACATGGTGCACATCCAGACACAGGCATTGACCCTGTAGTAATTGCAAGTAATGTAATAATGGCACTGCAGACAATTGTGAGTAGGGAGATACCTCCCACAGATCCAGCTGTAATTACTGTAGGAACAATACATGGGGGAACAGCACAGAATATAATACCTGAGGAGGTTACTATTTCTGGTGTTATTAGAACATTAAGAACTGAACATAGAGCTTATGTTAAGCAAAGACTTGTTGAAGTTGTTAATGGTATAACATCTTCCATGAGAGGCAGCTGTGAAATTAAAATAGAAGAAAGCTATCCTTGCTTATACAATGACGATTACATGATAACTCTTGTTGAAAGTTCAGCAAAAGAAATAATAGGTCCTGAAGCCATAGAAACTTTGGATAAGCCTAGTATGGGAGTAGAGAGCTTTGCATACTTTTCTATGGAGGTGCCTTCTGCATTTTATTTTTTAGGTGTGCGTAACGAAGAAAAGGGAATTATTCATCCAGCTCATGGATGCTTATTTGATATTGATGAAGAGGCACTACCTATAGGAGTTGCAATACAGTGCAAGGCAGCTTTTGATTTTTTATCTTAA
- a CDS encoding ATP-dependent helicase, producing the protein MSKGLLKSEFCELRDKIIESKFKHLNNEQRTAVLTSSRNLLLIACPGSGKTTVLVNRLLYLTKFGEVYNKNEAPENLTIDDIKLLKAFIRDNRGSANITGRLQQLLEYRAVNPGNIIVITFTKAAALNMKQRYEKMNSNNRLPFFGTFHGLFYKILLKGFGEIKILEPSEAYRLIFNTLTEYLDDISEEKVKEVLNNISLIKSSGTPIENFDSGMDKNIFIGCYNNYESYKTEKGLMDFDDLQINCKKLFIENPEVLDFYRRGFKYMLVDEFQDCDILQIQLLRLLNEKNSIFAVGDEDQCIYGFRGSRPDCMVDFNYYFKDSNKLELSTNYRSHENVITSALNLIENNKIRYKKSMVASKNNSKLIRVSGCSDESSESDEIALEIQKLKEIGSYNYSDSAVLYRTNMESRSIIDAFIRKKVPFKLLDKEYNFFEHFISKDIIAYLKLSIDKTDRDSFMKIINKPFRYVSKITLDKLKACTVQEDCFEFIKGLESTPVFQIKSLDTLRKDIHNLNKMSLAGAINYIITDLGYHDYIVQYCSKFKTDVSELEEILEEFKQAASEFNTIITFLVHVDKVKEELQKNKKKHNEDSVILSTIHGVKGMEFKNVFIINCNEENIPHANSIPDNEEEERRLFYVGITRTIDNLFLFAPRMVRGKLKEPSRFIGECKFQLHTLKHEFGIGDKVIHNTFGEGEVININNKEIDIKFSDDIIRKFDIYVVYNNRLLKKVG; encoded by the coding sequence ATGTCCAAAGGACTTTTAAAAAGTGAATTTTGTGAACTTAGAGATAAAATAATTGAATCTAAATTTAAACATTTAAATAATGAGCAGAGAACTGCTGTGTTAACAAGCAGTAGAAATTTATTATTAATTGCGTGTCCTGGGTCTGGCAAAACCACTGTATTAGTGAATAGACTTCTGTACCTTACTAAATTTGGAGAAGTTTATAATAAGAATGAGGCACCAGAAAATTTAACTATAGACGATATAAAACTGTTAAAGGCTTTTATAAGGGATAATAGGGGCAGCGCAAATATAACAGGAAGATTGCAGCAGCTTCTTGAATATAGAGCAGTAAATCCTGGCAACATAATTGTAATTACATTTACTAAAGCTGCAGCGCTGAATATGAAACAAAGGTATGAAAAGATGAATAGCAACAATAGATTACCTTTCTTTGGTACCTTTCATGGATTATTTTACAAAATATTGTTGAAAGGCTTTGGTGAAATTAAGATATTGGAACCATCAGAAGCCTATAGGCTAATCTTTAATACACTTACAGAATATTTAGATGATATTAGTGAAGAAAAGGTTAAGGAAGTGCTAAACAATATTTCACTAATAAAAAGTAGTGGTACTCCTATAGAAAATTTTGATTCAGGAATGGATAAAAACATTTTTATTGGTTGCTATAATAATTATGAAAGCTACAAGACAGAAAAAGGGCTTATGGATTTTGATGATCTTCAAATAAATTGTAAAAAGTTATTCATAGAAAATCCAGAGGTTTTAGACTTTTATAGAAGAGGCTTTAAATACATGCTTGTAGATGAATTCCAAGATTGTGATATACTTCAAATCCAGCTGTTAAGGCTTTTAAATGAAAAAAATTCTATTTTTGCAGTAGGTGACGAGGATCAGTGCATATACGGGTTTAGAGGTTCCAGACCAGATTGTATGGTGGATTTCAATTATTATTTTAAAGATAGCAATAAACTAGAGCTTTCAACAAATTATAGAAGTCATGAAAATGTTATTACTAGTGCTCTAAATTTAATTGAAAATAATAAGATTCGATATAAAAAAAGTATGGTAGCTAGTAAAAATAATTCTAAACTTATTAGAGTTTCAGGCTGCAGTGATGAAAGCAGTGAGAGTGATGAAATTGCCTTGGAAATACAAAAACTCAAGGAAATAGGAAGTTATAATTATAGCGATAGTGCAGTGCTTTACAGAACTAATATGGAAAGCAGAAGTATAATTGATGCATTTATTAGAAAAAAGGTACCTTTTAAGCTGCTTGATAAAGAATATAATTTTTTTGAACATTTCATAAGTAAAGATATTATAGCTTATTTGAAACTAAGCATTGATAAAACAGATAGAGATAGCTTTATGAAAATTATTAATAAACCCTTTAGATATGTTAGTAAGATTACACTGGATAAGCTAAAAGCTTGTACAGTACAAGAAGATTGCTTTGAGTTTATAAAAGGTTTAGAATCAACACCTGTATTTCAAATTAAAAGTTTGGATACCTTAAGAAAGGATATTCATAATTTAAATAAAATGTCACTTGCAGGGGCTATTAATTATATAATTACTGATTTGGGATATCATGATTATATAGTTCAGTATTGCTCAAAATTTAAAACTGATGTATCTGAACTTGAGGAAATTTTAGAAGAATTTAAACAGGCGGCATCAGAATTTAATACAATAATAACGTTCCTTGTACATGTAGATAAGGTAAAAGAGGAACTACAAAAAAATAAGAAAAAGCATAATGAAGATAGTGTTATTTTAAGCACAATTCATGGTGTAAAAGGAATGGAATTCAAAAATGTTTTTATAATAAATTGTAACGAAGAAAACATACCTCATGCTAATAGTATTCCGGATAATGAAGAAGAGGAGAGAAGGTTGTTTTATGTTGGAATCACAAGAACAATTGATAACTTGTTCTTGTTTGCTCCAAGAATGGTTAGAGGTAAGCTCAAAGAGCCTTCTAGATTTATTGGTGAATGTAAATTTCAGCTTCACACACTGAAACATGAGTTTGGGATAGGAGATAAGGTAATTCATAATACATTTGGTGAAGGTGAAGTAATTAATATTAATAATAAAGAAATAGATATAAAGTTTAGTGATGATATTATAAGAAAGTTTGATATATATGTAGTCTATAATAATAGACTTTTAAAAAAGGTAGGATAA